GGCGACCAGACGCCAGCCGTCCACCAGCACGAAGAAGATCAACTTGAACGGCAACGAGATGATCACCGGCGGCAGCATCATCATGCCCATGCTCATCAGGATCGAGGCCACCGCCATGTCGATGATCAGGAACGGCACGAAGATCAGAAATCCGATCTCGAAGGCGCGCTTGAGCTCGCTGAGCATGAAGGCCGGCGCGATGGTGGTGACCGCCACGTCCTGCGGCTTGGCCGGCGGCTTGGAATTGCTCATGTCGAGGAACAGCTTCAGATCCGCCGCGCGGACATGGCCCAGCATGAATTTCTTCATCGGCGTGGCGGCGCGGTCGAACGCCTGCTCGGTGGTGATCTGGTTGTTCACCAGGGGCACGATGCCCTGGTTGTAGGCGTCCTTCAGCGTCGGCGTCATCACGAACAGGGTCAGGAACAAGGACAGCGAGACGATCACGCTGTTGGGCGGGCTCTGCTGCAGGCCCATCGCGGTGCGCAGGAGCGACAGCACCACGACGATGCGCACGAAGCTCGTCATCATGATGAGGATCGAGGGCGCGATCGAAAGGACCGTGATCAGCGCGATGATCTGCATAATCTTGTCGGTGAAGAGCCCGCCGCCCGACAGATCGATGTTGAGGCCGCCCGCCGCGGTCGAGGTCGCGCCGGCCGTTGCCGTGGCGATCGCGTTCGCCGCCGGCGAGGCGGCGAAGGCCGCGTGCGGCACCGCGAGCGCGGCCAGCACGACGGCGGCGAGAAGGAGGCCCGGGCGCTTCACGAATGCACCTCGGCGGTCATGAGCGACGCGGTGATCGGCATCGCCTGCGCCGGAATGCCGGATTCGATCACGCTGGTGCCGTCGGGACCCGAGAGCACGACATGTTCGACATTGTCGCGGCGCACGATCAGGAGGCGCTGGCGCGGACCGATCGTCAGCGTCTCGACCACCGCGAGGCGGCGCGTCGCGGCCGGCTTGACGAGCGAGCCCAGGCCGAAGCGGCGCGCCGCAAGCCCGGCGGCCCCGACGAGGCCGAGGACCAGAAGAAGGGCGCCGATGTAGCGCGCGAAATCCATGAGTTCCATGGGCGCATCAAACGTCGTCAACCTTAATCGCGCGTTAAAGCCGGGACGAAATTGCCGGGCAAGTTTTTCCATCAGCGTTAAGCGGCGCTTAATCGATCGGCGGCATCCTCGGTGCGGTTAAGGCTAATTTTCCGTATACGGAGAAGGACGAATGGCTCTCAACGTATCCGACATGCCGCTGATGGCGATGTTGAAGGAGCGCATGAGCTGGCTCAGCGCGCGGCAGAACGTGCTGGCGCAGAACGTCGCCAATGTCGACACGCCCGGCTATGGCGCCAGGGACCTCAAGCCCGTCAATTTCGAGGACATCCTGAAGGATTCCACGACGCCGTCGCAGTTCCAGGGCGGCATGGCGACGACCGATCCGCGCCACATCTCGCTCACCCCGGCGGGCGCCGCCGACTATACCGACTTCAACTCGCCCGACGCCGAGGCCAATCCCTCGGGCAACACCGTGTCGCTGGAGCAGGAGATGATCCGCGTCTCCGACACCCAGGCCGAATTCCAGGCCGCGAGCAACCTCTACGCCAAGGCGATC
Above is a window of Rhizomicrobium sp. DNA encoding:
- the fliP gene encoding flagellar type III secretion system pore protein FliP (The bacterial flagellar biogenesis protein FliP forms a type III secretion system (T3SS)-type pore required for flagellar assembly.), which codes for MKRPGLLLAAVVLAALAVPHAAFAASPAANAIATATAGATSTAAGGLNIDLSGGGLFTDKIMQIIALITVLSIAPSILIMMTSFVRIVVVLSLLRTAMGLQQSPPNSVIVSLSLFLTLFVMTPTLKDAYNQGIVPLVNNQITTEQAFDRAATPMKKFMLGHVRAADLKLFLDMSNSKPPAKPQDVAVTTIAPAFMLSELKRAFEIGFLIFVPFLIIDMAVASILMSMGMMMLPPVIISLPFKLIFFVLVDGWRLVAGSLVESYLHAPPPT
- a CDS encoding flagellar biosynthetic protein FliO, with translation MELMDFARYIGALLLVLGLVGAAGLAARRFGLGSLVKPAATRRLAVVETLTIGPRQRLLIVRRDNVEHVVLSGPDGTSVIESGIPAQAMPITASLMTAEVHS
- the flgB gene encoding flagellar basal body rod protein FlgB, with product MALNVSDMPLMAMLKERMSWLSARQNVLAQNVANVDTPGYGARDLKPVNFEDILKDSTTPSQFQGGMATTDPRHISLTPAGAADYTDFNSPDAEANPSGNTVSLEQEMIRVSDTQAEFQAASNLYAKAIDMMKTAIGHGG